One Kitasatospora sp. NBC_01266 genomic window carries:
- a CDS encoding TetR/AcrR family transcriptional regulator — protein sequence MPRHQDTAQLLLDAAIALFADRTYEGAQMPAVAARAGVGVGSIYRYFPSKEALGNAAFQDAKRDLIAHLAAATAAPAESIRGEFGQFWAGFTRFAGSRPAAFAFLEHQQHDTFLDAESRALAAELDQLAADFIARGQQAGAIREGEPQLLVALALGAFAGLLRAIRPAAVTDLPQAERDRAEQAVWSLLSAKDS from the coding sequence GTGCCCCGACACCAAGACACCGCCCAGCTCCTCCTGGACGCCGCCATCGCGCTGTTCGCCGACCGCACCTACGAGGGCGCCCAGATGCCCGCCGTCGCGGCGCGCGCCGGGGTCGGGGTGGGCAGCATCTACCGGTACTTCCCCAGCAAGGAAGCGCTCGGCAACGCGGCCTTCCAGGACGCCAAGCGCGACCTGATCGCCCACCTCGCCGCCGCGACGGCGGCCCCCGCCGAGTCGATCAGGGGCGAGTTCGGGCAGTTCTGGGCCGGGTTCACCCGGTTCGCGGGCAGCCGACCGGCCGCCTTCGCGTTCCTGGAGCACCAGCAGCACGACACCTTCCTGGACGCCGAGAGCCGGGCGCTGGCCGCCGAACTCGACCAGCTGGCAGCGGACTTCATCGCACGTGGCCAGCAGGCCGGGGCGATCCGCGAGGGCGAGCCGCAGCTCCTGGTAGCGCTGGCGCTCGGCGCCTTCGCCGGACTGCTGCGGGCGATCCGGCCCGCCGCCGTCACCGATCTGCCCCAGGCCGAACGCGACCGGGCCGAGCAGGCCGTCTGGTCCCTCCTCAGCGCAAAGGACTCCTGA
- the dusB gene encoding tRNA dihydrouridine synthase DusB — MTATPEAPAAAPEAPAGEFAPLSIGQLQVWPPVVLAPMAGITNAPFRTLCREQSGGKGLFVSEMITTRALVERNAKTMQLIHFDETEQPRSIQLYGVDPATVGKAARMIAEEDLADHIDLNFGCPVPKVTRKGGGSALPYKRNLLRELLREAVAGAGGLPVTMKMRKGIDDDHLTYLDAGRIGAEEGVSSIALHGRTASQHYGGTADWSAIARLREAVPAHVPVLGNGDIWSAPDALRMMRETGCDGVVVGRGCLGRPWLFKDLVAVFEGVTDPVRPSFAEVGATMLRHAELLGRWMKDEQRGVVDFRKHVAWYTKGFSVGSQLRVKLAMASSLGELAELLAEVDQEQRWPAGADGPRGRTSGNGRVVLPEGWLDDPYDCAVPSVEAESDSSGG, encoded by the coding sequence ATGACCGCCACGCCCGAAGCCCCCGCAGCCGCCCCCGAAGCCCCCGCCGGCGAGTTCGCGCCGCTGTCGATCGGCCAGCTCCAGGTCTGGCCGCCGGTGGTGCTCGCGCCGATGGCGGGGATCACCAACGCGCCGTTCCGCACCCTGTGCCGCGAGCAGTCCGGCGGCAAGGGCCTGTTCGTCTCCGAGATGATCACCACCCGGGCGCTGGTCGAGCGCAACGCCAAGACCATGCAGCTGATCCACTTCGACGAGACCGAGCAGCCGCGCTCGATCCAGCTGTACGGCGTGGACCCGGCCACCGTCGGCAAGGCCGCCCGCATGATCGCGGAGGAGGACCTGGCCGACCACATCGACCTCAACTTCGGCTGCCCGGTGCCCAAGGTGACCCGCAAGGGCGGCGGCTCGGCGCTCCCCTACAAGCGCAACCTGCTGCGCGAGCTGCTGCGCGAGGCGGTGGCGGGCGCGGGCGGCCTGCCGGTCACCATGAAGATGCGCAAGGGCATCGACGACGACCACCTCACCTATCTGGACGCCGGCCGGATCGGCGCCGAGGAGGGCGTCTCGTCGATCGCGCTGCACGGGCGCACCGCCTCCCAGCACTACGGCGGCACCGCCGACTGGTCGGCGATCGCCCGGCTGCGCGAGGCGGTTCCGGCGCACGTCCCGGTGCTCGGCAACGGCGACATCTGGTCGGCGCCGGACGCGCTGCGGATGATGCGCGAGACCGGCTGCGACGGCGTGGTGGTCGGCCGCGGCTGCCTGGGGCGGCCGTGGCTCTTCAAGGACTTGGTCGCGGTCTTCGAGGGGGTCACCGACCCGGTCCGCCCGAGCTTCGCCGAGGTGGGCGCCACCATGCTGCGCCATGCCGAGCTGCTGGGCCGGTGGATGAAGGACGAGCAGCGCGGAGTGGTGGACTTCCGCAAGCACGTCGCCTGGTACACCAAGGGCTTCTCGGTCGGCTCCCAGCTGCGGGTCAAGCTGGCCATGGCGAGCTCGCTCGGCGAGCTGGCCGAGCTGCTCGCCGAGGTCGACCAGGAGCAGCGCTGGCCGGCCGGCGCCGACGGGCCGCGCGGGCGCACCAGCGGCAACGGCCGGGTGGTCCTGCCCGAGGGCTGGTTGGACGATCCGTACGACTGCGCCGTGCCGAGCGTTGAGGCCGAATCGGACAGCTCCGGCGGCTGA
- a CDS encoding sensor histidine kinase, protein MIRTSGLRRLREKIRRGTAHPSLAWLSDHSADQQHSGPSAGPGAGPGPGRTADPDAGPDADPDARRDERPAPAPRPAHIAPWSAMALCELRLVAAGLPFLIPLLLLVTLTKLLVALIVLLLLFLPALTLAQRGRFRALGDLEIRPHPPLAPPGTPAPMRLLAWFRSESTWRQAGYHVLIGPSLALFGLLGLISVGAGLTMSTVFAWHALVPRGNLVRDTTRTSVNDLLFTAVGVALLFAGPWLLVRVARMDRRAARALLGPSRAHELERRVEDLAESRAGVVDAADAERRRIERDLHDGAQQRLVSLAMNLGLARKTLKDVPPEAMRVIVEAHEEAQAAIAELRDLVRGLHPVVLEDRGLDAALSGIAARAPLPVRLEVDLPAPVAPTVEAVAYFVVSEALANVAKHAGASRVDLSVRQRGPQLRIVIRDDGVGGADASRGTGLTGLRKRAASVDGTLTISSPFGGPTIITVELPCEL, encoded by the coding sequence GTGATCAGGACCAGCGGGCTGCGCCGACTGCGCGAGAAGATCCGCCGGGGGACGGCGCACCCGAGCCTGGCCTGGCTCTCCGACCACAGCGCCGATCAGCAGCACAGCGGACCCAGCGCAGGACCCGGCGCAGGACCCGGCCCAGGACGCACCGCAGACCCCGACGCAGGACCGGACGCGGACCCCGACGCCCGCCGGGACGAGCGTCCCGCGCCCGCCCCGCGCCCCGCGCACATCGCGCCCTGGTCCGCCATGGCCCTGTGCGAGCTGCGGCTGGTCGCCGCCGGCCTGCCGTTCCTGATCCCGCTGCTCCTCCTGGTCACGCTGACCAAGCTGCTCGTCGCGCTCATCGTGCTGCTGCTGCTCTTCCTGCCGGCCCTGACCCTCGCCCAGCGCGGCCGCTTCCGGGCCCTGGGCGACCTGGAGATCCGTCCGCACCCGCCGCTGGCACCGCCCGGCACCCCGGCGCCGATGCGCCTGCTGGCCTGGTTCCGCTCGGAGTCGACCTGGCGCCAGGCCGGCTACCACGTGCTGATCGGCCCGAGCCTGGCCCTGTTCGGCCTGCTGGGGCTGATCAGCGTCGGGGCGGGGCTGACCATGTCCACCGTCTTCGCCTGGCACGCGCTGGTGCCGCGCGGCAACCTGGTCCGCGACACCACCAGGACCTCGGTCAACGACCTGCTCTTCACCGCGGTCGGGGTGGCCCTGCTCTTCGCGGGCCCCTGGCTGCTCGTCCGAGTGGCCCGGATGGACCGGCGGGCCGCCCGCGCGCTGCTCGGGCCCAGCCGGGCACACGAGCTGGAGCGCCGGGTGGAGGACCTGGCGGAGAGCCGGGCCGGCGTGGTGGACGCCGCCGACGCCGAGCGCCGCCGGATCGAACGCGACCTGCACGACGGCGCCCAGCAGCGGCTGGTCTCGCTCGCGATGAACCTGGGCCTGGCCCGCAAGACGCTCAAGGACGTGCCGCCGGAGGCGATGCGGGTGATCGTCGAGGCGCACGAGGAGGCGCAGGCGGCCATCGCCGAGCTCCGCGATCTGGTCCGCGGCCTGCACCCGGTGGTGCTGGAGGACCGCGGCCTGGACGCGGCGCTCTCCGGCATCGCGGCCCGCGCCCCGCTGCCGGTGCGCCTGGAGGTCGACCTGCCGGCCCCGGTGGCGCCCACCGTCGAGGCGGTCGCCTACTTCGTGGTCTCCGAGGCGCTGGCCAACGTGGCCAAGCACGCCGGTGCCTCCCGGGTCGACCTGTCGGTCCGCCAGCGGGGTCCGCAGCTGCGGATAGTGATCCGCGACGACGGCGTGGGCGGCGCCGACGCGTCCCGGGGGACCGGCCTGACCGGGCTGCGCAAGCGCGCCGCTTCGGTGGACGGCACCCTGACCATCAGCAGCCCCTTCGGGGGTCCCACCATCATCACTGTGGAGTTGCCGTGCGAGCTGTGA
- a CDS encoding SDR family NAD(P)-dependent oxidoreductase, whose amino-acid sequence MSAKTVLITGCSSGMGRQTALALHRLGHRVYATARRPESIADLAAQGLHTLALDVTDEASMVAAVREIEQRHGAVELLVNNAAYGLHQPVESAEPAEVRAQFDTNVFGLVRLTQLVLPGMRAAGRGRIVNISSMAGRFSPPGGAFYHASKHAVEAISDSLRLEVAPFGIDVVVVQPGPTITEFAGTAVDTMHTAPAADDPYGSFRAELADMYAHKSFTRRGGAVSAEAATRVIVRAATTARPRARYAIGGLSRVVMTARRLLPDAAFDAVMRRSFPVPRSAAPLN is encoded by the coding sequence TTGAGTGCGAAGACCGTCCTGATCACCGGCTGCTCCTCCGGCATGGGCCGGCAGACGGCGCTGGCGCTGCACCGCCTGGGCCACCGGGTGTACGCCACCGCGCGCCGCCCGGAGTCGATCGCCGACCTGGCCGCCCAGGGGTTGCACACCCTCGCGCTGGACGTCACGGACGAGGCCTCGATGGTCGCCGCCGTGCGGGAGATCGAGCAGCGGCACGGCGCGGTCGAGCTGCTGGTCAACAACGCGGCGTACGGGCTGCACCAGCCCGTCGAGTCGGCCGAACCGGCCGAGGTGCGGGCGCAGTTCGACACCAACGTGTTCGGGCTGGTCCGGCTGACCCAGCTGGTGCTGCCGGGCATGCGGGCGGCCGGACGCGGCCGGATCGTCAACATCTCCTCGATGGCCGGCCGGTTCTCGCCGCCTGGCGGGGCCTTCTACCACGCCAGCAAGCACGCGGTGGAGGCGATCAGCGACTCGCTGCGCCTCGAGGTGGCGCCGTTCGGGATCGACGTGGTGGTGGTCCAACCCGGGCCCACCATCACCGAGTTCGCGGGCACGGCGGTGGACACCATGCACACAGCGCCGGCTGCCGACGACCCGTACGGCAGCTTCCGCGCCGAACTCGCCGACATGTACGCCCACAAGAGCTTCACCCGGCGAGGCGGCGCGGTGTCCGCCGAGGCGGCCACCCGGGTCATCGTGCGGGCGGCCACCACGGCCCGGCCGCGCGCCCGGTATGCGATCGGCGGGCTCTCGCGGGTGGTGATGACCGCCCGGCGGCTGCTGCCGGACGCCGCCTTCGACGCGGTAATGCGGCGCAGCTTCCCGGTTCCCCGGTCGGCCGCGCCGCTCAACTGA
- the ppdK gene encoding pyruvate, phosphate dikinase: MAATQKFVYSFTEGNRDLKDLLGGKGANLAEMTNLGLPVPPGFTLTTDACKVFLETGAEPASLHQEVSDHLAALEAQMGKKLGQADNPLLVSVRSGAKFSMPGMMDTVLNIGLSDASVAGLAAQSGNERFAWDSYRRLVQMFGKTVLGVDGELFEEALEHAKHAKGTVNDLDLDAADLRELVETFKGIVQRETGRAFPQEPREQMDLAIHAVFHSWNGDRARLYRRQERIPNDLGTAVNVCTMVFGNLGEDSGTGVAFTRDPSTGATGVYGDYLSNAQGEDVVAGIRNTLTLADLEQLDKKSYDELMAIMHKLELHYRDLCDIEFTIERGKLWMLQTRIGKRTAAAAFRIAVQLVDQGLIDLDEALHRVTGGQLAQLMFPRFAPQPDSKQIAWGLAASPGAAIGKVVFDSYTAVKWSRSGEKVILVRRETNPDDLDGMIAAEGILTSRGGKTSHAAVVARGMGKTCVCGAEDLEVDTKRRKMTTSDGLVIEEGEVVSIDGASGKVYIGEVPVLPSPVVEYFEGTLHAGADVQGGLVQAVHRLMSHADVRRRLAVRANADNAEDANRARRYGGQGIGLCRTEHMFLGEERRKEVEHLILADNDKDREQALSTLLPLQKGDFIELFQSMDGLPVTVRLLDPPLHEFLPDITELSVRVALAEARRDPNENDLRLLQAVHKLHEQNPMLGLRGVRLGLVIPGLFGMQVRAIAEAAAERKLAGGDPRPEVMIPLVGTVQELEIVRDECERVLAEVAVSTGVKLDIKLGTMIELPRAAVTAGQIAEAAEFFSFGTNDLTQTVWGFSRDDVEASFFTAYLEKGIFGVSPFETIDRDGVGALVKHAVKEGRATRPDLKLGVCGEHGGDPDSVHFFHEAGLDYVSCSPFRIPVARLEAGRAALETAGSDSR; this comes from the coding sequence GTGGCGGCGACGCAGAAGTTTGTTTACTCCTTCACCGAAGGAAACAGGGACCTCAAGGACCTGCTGGGCGGCAAGGGCGCGAACCTGGCCGAGATGACCAACCTCGGGCTGCCGGTTCCCCCCGGATTCACCCTCACCACCGACGCCTGCAAGGTCTTCCTGGAGACCGGTGCCGAGCCCGCCTCGCTGCACCAGGAGGTCAGCGACCACCTGGCGGCGCTCGAGGCGCAGATGGGCAAGAAGCTCGGCCAGGCCGACAACCCGCTGCTGGTCTCGGTCCGCTCCGGGGCCAAGTTCTCGATGCCCGGCATGATGGACACCGTCCTGAACATCGGCCTCTCCGACGCCTCGGTGGCCGGCCTGGCCGCCCAGTCCGGCAACGAGCGGTTCGCCTGGGACTCCTACCGCCGCCTGGTCCAGATGTTCGGCAAGACCGTGCTGGGCGTGGACGGCGAGCTGTTCGAGGAGGCCCTGGAGCACGCGAAGCACGCCAAGGGCACGGTCAACGACCTCGACCTGGACGCCGCCGACCTTCGCGAGCTGGTCGAGACCTTCAAGGGCATCGTGCAGCGCGAGACCGGGCGGGCCTTCCCGCAGGAGCCGCGCGAGCAGATGGACCTCGCGATCCACGCCGTCTTCCACTCCTGGAACGGCGACCGGGCCCGGCTCTACCGCCGCCAGGAGCGGATCCCGAACGACCTGGGCACCGCGGTCAACGTCTGCACCATGGTCTTCGGCAACCTCGGCGAGGACTCCGGCACCGGCGTCGCCTTCACCCGCGACCCCTCCACCGGCGCGACCGGCGTCTACGGCGACTACCTCTCCAACGCCCAGGGCGAGGACGTGGTGGCCGGCATCCGCAACACCCTGACGCTCGCGGACCTGGAGCAGCTGGACAAGAAGTCCTATGACGAGCTGATGGCGATCATGCACAAGCTCGAGCTGCACTACCGCGACCTGTGCGACATCGAGTTCACCATCGAGCGCGGCAAGCTCTGGATGCTGCAGACCCGGATCGGCAAGCGCACCGCCGCCGCCGCCTTCCGGATCGCCGTCCAGCTTGTCGACCAGGGCCTGATCGACCTGGACGAGGCGCTGCACCGGGTGACCGGCGGCCAGCTGGCCCAGCTGATGTTCCCGCGCTTCGCCCCGCAGCCCGACTCCAAGCAGATCGCCTGGGGCCTGGCGGCCTCGCCGGGTGCCGCGATCGGCAAGGTGGTCTTCGACTCCTACACCGCCGTCAAGTGGTCGCGCTCCGGCGAGAAGGTCATCCTGGTCCGCCGCGAGACCAACCCGGACGACCTGGACGGCATGATCGCCGCCGAGGGCATCCTGACCTCGCGCGGCGGCAAGACCTCGCACGCGGCCGTGGTGGCCCGCGGCATGGGCAAGACCTGTGTCTGCGGCGCCGAGGACCTCGAGGTCGACACCAAGCGCCGCAAGATGACCACCTCCGACGGCCTGGTGATCGAGGAGGGCGAGGTCGTCTCGATCGACGGCGCCTCCGGCAAGGTCTACATCGGCGAGGTCCCGGTGCTGCCGTCCCCGGTGGTCGAGTACTTCGAGGGCACCCTGCACGCCGGCGCCGACGTCCAGGGCGGTCTGGTGCAGGCCGTGCACCGGCTGATGTCGCACGCCGACGTGCGCCGCCGGCTGGCCGTGCGGGCCAACGCCGACAACGCCGAGGACGCCAACCGCGCCCGCCGCTACGGCGGCCAGGGCATCGGCCTGTGCCGCACCGAGCACATGTTCCTCGGCGAGGAGCGCCGCAAGGAGGTCGAGCACCTGATCCTGGCGGACAACGACAAGGACCGCGAGCAGGCGCTCTCCACCCTGCTGCCGCTGCAGAAGGGCGACTTCATCGAGCTCTTCCAGTCGATGGACGGACTGCCCGTCACGGTCCGCCTGCTGGACCCGCCGCTGCACGAGTTCCTGCCCGACATCACCGAGCTGTCGGTGCGCGTCGCGCTCGCCGAGGCCCGCCGGGACCCGAACGAGAACGACCTGCGCCTGCTCCAGGCGGTGCACAAGCTGCACGAGCAGAACCCGATGCTGGGTCTGCGCGGCGTGCGCCTCGGGCTGGTCATCCCGGGCCTGTTCGGCATGCAGGTGCGGGCGATCGCGGAGGCGGCGGCCGAGCGCAAGCTGGCCGGCGGCGACCCGCGTCCCGAGGTGATGATCCCGCTGGTCGGCACCGTCCAGGAGCTTGAGATCGTCCGCGACGAGTGTGAGCGAGTACTCGCCGAGGTCGCCGTTTCGACCGGCGTCAAGCTGGACATCAAGCTCGGTACCATGATCGAACTTCCGCGCGCCGCCGTGACGGCCGGTCAGATCGCCGAGGCCGCCGAGTTCTTCTCCTTCGGCACCAACGACCTGACCCAGACCGTGTGGGGCTTCTCCCGGGACGACGTGGAGGCCTCGTTCTTCACGGCCTACCTGGAGAAGGGCATCTTCGGGGTCTCCCCGTTCGAGACCATCGACCGCGACGGCGTCGGCGCCCTGGTCAAGCACGCCGTGAAGGAGGGCCGGGCGACCCGTCCCGACCTGAAGCTCGGCGTCTGCGGCGAGCACGGCGGTGACCCGGACTCGGTGCACTTCTTCCACGAGGCGGGCCTGGACTACGTCTCCTGCTCGCCGTTCCGGATCCCGGTGGCGCGCCTGGAGGCCGGTCGCGCCGCCCTTGAGACTGCGGGCAGCGACTCTCGCTGA
- a CDS encoding DUF4097 family beta strand repeat-containing protein, producing the protein MSAAEQLAASGTGRGSERRIWRGVGTLAGAVVILISAGQTWTSLVRQSSVHPTLYSSRITALELDLQDANATISPALDNRLAVQQSEHWTVGKPVVTPKVEGHTLRISTRCPQVLGITEPSCSVGLDIAAPPGTAVTIKSTSGDTRIRGLTGALSLRSYSGSIELDDVSGRIAAQLTSGSLTGQHLTSTQVQAAVTSGAVDLQFAAPPHAVALACTSGSLHAGLPPGSTYRLNVSGSSDVDPALTDPNSPNTISAFCGSGNTSLGFAPG; encoded by the coding sequence GTGAGCGCGGCCGAGCAGCTCGCGGCCTCCGGCACCGGGCGCGGGAGTGAGCGCCGGATCTGGCGCGGCGTGGGAACGCTGGCCGGGGCGGTGGTGATCCTGATCAGCGCGGGCCAGACCTGGACCAGCCTGGTGCGCCAGAGCAGCGTCCATCCGACCCTCTACTCGAGCCGCATCACCGCGCTGGAACTGGACCTGCAGGACGCCAACGCCACGATCAGCCCCGCGCTGGACAACCGGCTGGCCGTCCAGCAGTCCGAGCACTGGACGGTCGGCAAGCCGGTGGTCACCCCCAAGGTGGAGGGGCACACGCTGCGGATCTCGACCCGCTGCCCGCAGGTGCTGGGCATCACCGAGCCGTCCTGCTCGGTGGGCCTGGACATCGCCGCGCCGCCCGGCACCGCCGTCACGATCAAGAGCACCTCGGGCGACACCAGGATCCGCGGCCTGACCGGTGCGCTGAGCCTGCGCAGCTACTCGGGTTCGATCGAGCTGGACGACGTCTCGGGCCGGATCGCCGCGCAGCTGACCAGCGGCTCGCTCACCGGCCAGCACCTCACCTCGACCCAGGTGCAGGCGGCGGTCACCTCCGGCGCGGTGGACCTGCAGTTCGCCGCCCCGCCGCACGCCGTCGCGCTGGCCTGCACCTCGGGCTCGCTGCACGCCGGGCTGCCGCCGGGCAGCACCTACCGCCTCAACGTCTCCGGTTCGTCCGACGTGGACCCGGCGCTGACCGACCCGAACTCGCCGAACACGATCAGCGCGTTCTGCGGCTCGGGGAACACCAGCCTGGGCTTCGCCCCGGGCTGA
- a CDS encoding response regulator transcription factor, which yields MRAVIAEDSVLLRVGLVKVLEAVGYEVAAAVGDAEALLAAVEEHQPQVVVTDVRMPPGFTDEGVRAALLIRRQWPQIAMLLLSQYVEERYAADLLSSNTSGVGYLLKERVANVDDFVDALQRVAAGGTALDPEVVAQLLVRRHRDPLEKLTPRERDVLKLMAEGHSNAAIAEALVVSDSAVAKHISSIFTKLDLPAADATHRRVLAVLRFLGEG from the coding sequence GTGCGAGCTGTGATCGCCGAGGACTCGGTCCTGCTGCGGGTCGGGCTGGTCAAGGTCCTGGAGGCGGTGGGCTACGAGGTGGCCGCCGCCGTCGGGGACGCCGAGGCGCTGCTGGCCGCCGTCGAGGAACACCAGCCGCAGGTGGTGGTGACGGACGTGCGGATGCCTCCCGGCTTCACCGACGAGGGCGTCCGGGCGGCGCTGCTGATACGTCGCCAGTGGCCGCAGATCGCGATGCTGCTGCTCTCCCAGTACGTGGAGGAGCGGTACGCGGCCGATCTGCTCTCCTCCAACACCAGCGGCGTGGGCTACCTGCTCAAGGAGCGGGTGGCCAACGTGGACGACTTCGTGGACGCCCTGCAGCGGGTGGCCGCCGGCGGCACGGCGCTGGACCCCGAGGTGGTCGCCCAGCTGCTGGTGCGCCGCCACCGCGATCCGCTGGAGAAGCTGACCCCGCGGGAGCGCGACGTGCTCAAGCTGATGGCGGAGGGCCACTCGAACGCGGCGATCGCCGAGGCGCTGGTGGTCAGCGACAGCGCGGTGGCCAAGCACATCAGCAGCATCTTCACCAAGCTGGACCTGCCGGCCGCCGACGCCACCCACCGGCGGGTGCTGGCCGTGCTGCGCTTCCTCGGGGAGGGCTAG
- a CDS encoding glycoside hydrolase family 5 protein, with protein sequence MKTFATRATATGAALFSLLAWSTGTGAATAPDAATTATAAAARPAVLTGRQLADSWTGPLSTKGRYIVDANGQRFKLMSGNWEGAQGTWTGSGDVDDPANNEHGEPSNNMPLGLDRAPIATILAGFHSLGINSIRLPFSNALIHNTTPVPDASVAANPQLRGDTPLQVYDAVVAALTGDGFAVILNNHTTTARWCCGLDGNERWNSGQTTQQWEADWLFMVRRYQSNKRVVGADLRNEVRRDVTDDPNWGWGDDHDENAAFEEAGNQILQADPDMLIIMEGINWTGIPLNGLPHGRPMLTPVATLSNTLIESNKLVYSAHFYSYTGPANSGASSGLGVTSDPRYEDFTPAQLAQVVNQEALFVTQSGQHFTAPVWVSEFGAAGRGESDPKEVTWFDSFTDILAANDTDFAIWPLVGWTDSTGAPMDNWAMLSYDANGNQLSVNDPGDWRAADWNKLVTAPSLTGPVPDVNHWNMLDLDHTDYDVSAAMLALPDWDSGARKGACPDSERLTGLGRSSSRGLCTDAGEPAKSGAPNVVVTDERYVTDGDWAVGYNKLQCPDGDFAVGYSVRGGAMSSLLCAPAAQALPGGGRDVWFDHGDNRPSSGGSSGSDWASGDYKGQCGDNEYVAGVAYTWQWVQEGVPDALLCRPLS encoded by the coding sequence ATGAAGACGTTCGCGACCCGCGCCACAGCCACCGGCGCCGCACTGTTCTCGCTGCTGGCCTGGTCGACCGGCACCGGTGCGGCCACCGCGCCGGACGCCGCCACCACGGCAACCGCTGCCGCCGCCCGCCCGGCGGTGCTGACCGGCCGTCAGCTCGCCGACTCGTGGACCGGCCCGCTGAGCACCAAGGGCCGGTACATCGTGGACGCCAACGGGCAGCGGTTCAAGCTGATGTCCGGCAACTGGGAAGGCGCGCAAGGCACCTGGACCGGCAGCGGGGACGTCGACGACCCGGCGAACAACGAGCACGGCGAGCCCTCGAACAACATGCCGCTGGGCCTGGACCGGGCGCCGATCGCCACCATCCTGGCCGGGTTCCACAGCCTGGGCATCAACAGCATCCGGCTGCCGTTCTCCAATGCGCTGATCCACAACACCACTCCGGTGCCGGACGCGTCGGTCGCCGCCAACCCGCAGCTGCGCGGCGACACCCCGCTGCAGGTCTACGACGCCGTGGTGGCCGCGCTGACCGGTGACGGCTTCGCGGTGATCCTCAACAACCACACCACCACGGCTCGCTGGTGCTGCGGCCTGGACGGCAACGAGCGCTGGAACAGCGGCCAGACCACCCAGCAGTGGGAGGCCGACTGGCTGTTCATGGTGCGGCGCTACCAGTCCAACAAGCGCGTGGTCGGTGCCGACCTGCGCAACGAGGTGCGCCGCGACGTCACCGACGACCCCAACTGGGGCTGGGGCGACGACCATGACGAGAACGCCGCCTTCGAGGAGGCCGGCAACCAGATCCTCCAGGCCGACCCGGACATGCTGATCATCATGGAGGGCATCAACTGGACCGGTATCCCGCTGAACGGGCTGCCGCACGGACGGCCGATGCTGACCCCGGTCGCCACCCTCTCCAACACCCTGATCGAGTCGAACAAGCTGGTCTACTCGGCGCACTTCTACTCCTACACCGGCCCCGCCAACTCCGGTGCGAGCAGCGGCCTGGGCGTCACCAGCGACCCGCGCTACGAGGACTTCACGCCCGCCCAGCTCGCCCAAGTGGTCAACCAGGAGGCGCTGTTCGTCACCCAGTCGGGCCAGCACTTCACCGCGCCGGTCTGGGTGAGCGAGTTCGGCGCGGCCGGACGCGGCGAGAGCGACCCCAAGGAGGTCACCTGGTTCGACAGCTTCACCGACATCCTGGCCGCCAACGACACCGACTTCGCGATCTGGCCGCTGGTCGGCTGGACCGACAGCACCGGTGCGCCGATGGACAACTGGGCCATGCTCTCGTACGACGCCAACGGCAACCAGCTGAGCGTCAACGACCCCGGTGACTGGCGCGCCGCCGACTGGAACAAGCTGGTCACCGCGCCAAGCCTGACCGGCCCGGTGCCGGACGTGAACCACTGGAACATGCTCGACCTCGACCACACCGACTACGACGTCTCGGCGGCCATGCTCGCGCTGCCCGACTGGGACTCCGGCGCCCGCAAGGGCGCCTGCCCCGACAGTGAGCGCCTGACGGGCCTGGGCCGCAGCAGCAGCCGGGGCCTGTGCACGGACGCCGGCGAGCCCGCGAAGAGCGGGGCGCCGAACGTGGTGGTCACCGACGAGCGGTACGTCACGGACGGCGACTGGGCGGTGGGGTACAACAAACTGCAGTGCCCCGACGGCGACTTCGCGGTGGGTTACAGCGTGCGCGGCGGCGCGATGTCCTCGCTGCTCTGCGCGCCCGCCGCGCAGGCGCTGCCGGGCGGCGGGCGGGACGTCTGGTTCGACCACGGCGACAACCGGCCGAGCAGCGGCGGGTCCAGCGGCAGCGACTGGGCCTCCGGGGACTACAAGGGGCAGTGCGGCGACAACGAGTACGTGGCGGGTGTCGCGTACACCTGGCAGTGGGTGCAGGAGGGCGTCCCAGACGCCCTGCTCTGCCGGCCACTGAGCTGA
- a CDS encoding ribonuclease domain-containing protein, translating to MTSLTSRFRLITVAAALLCTVAAAAGCATDRQQPAAVARSGSVCQSRLPGQARDTLKLIGSNGPFPYRTDGVVFENREKRLPAEPSGYYHEYTVVTPGSGDRGTRRIVTGKAGEEYWTADHYSSFQRIDTGC from the coding sequence ATGACCAGCCTGACCAGCCGCTTTCGCCTGATCACTGTCGCCGCCGCCCTGCTCTGCACGGTCGCGGCCGCCGCCGGGTGCGCCACCGACCGGCAGCAGCCGGCCGCGGTCGCCCGCTCCGGATCCGTCTGCCAGAGCCGGCTGCCCGGTCAGGCCCGCGACACCCTGAAGCTGATCGGCTCGAACGGCCCCTTCCCGTACCGCACCGACGGCGTGGTCTTCGAGAACCGCGAGAAGCGGCTGCCCGCCGAGCCGAGCGGCTACTACCACGAGTACACGGTGGTCACCCCGGGCTCCGGTGACCGGGGGACCCGGCGGATCGTCACCGGCAAGGCCGGGGAGGAGTACTGGACCGCCG